Genomic DNA from Halorussus rarus:
GTCGAACCCCCGACGCGTGCGTCGCTCGTCGTCGTTCGGGTGCGACTCGTCGACGGCCCCGTCGGCGTTCTCGGTCATGGATCCCACGCTCACCCCGTTCCCCCGGCCGCCGCTCCGGGGCGTCAGCTGTGAACGGAGGTTGGAACGAGAAGCATATCAATTCCGCGGCCCGGGTCCGACCGCGTCAGTTCTCGACGGCGCTACCGACGCGGATGATGTCGGCCTCGCCGAACGCCGGGGCGATGAACTGGACGCCGACCGGGAGGCCGCCGTCAACCTCGCCGGCGGGCACCGAGATGGCCGGGAGGTCCGCCAGGTTCACCGGAACCGTGTTGGCGTCCGCGAGGTACATCTGGAGCGGGTCGTCGAGGCTGTCGCCGACCGCGAACGGCGGGGTCGGCATCGTGGGGCTCGCCAGCACGTCGACCGACTCGAACGCCTCGTCGAAGTCCTGCCGGACCCACGCCCGGGCGTCCTGGGCCTGCTTGTAGTACTTGTCGTGGTAGCCCGCCGAGAGCGCGTACGTCCCGAGCAGGATGCGGCGCTTGACCTCCTCGCCGAACGCCTCGCGGGAGTTCGAGAAGGCCTCGTTCCAGTTGCCCTCGAAGCCGCCGGACTCGCCGTAGCGCACGCCGTCGAAGCGCGCGAGGTTCGAGGAGGCCTCCGACATCGCGATGACGTAGTAGGCCTCGACCGCGTGCTCGACCGAGGGCAGCGACACCTCCTCGACGGTCGCGCCCCGGGATTCGAGGTCGTCGAGCGTGGCCTCGAAGCGCTCGCGGACGCCCTCGTCGGCGCCCTCGACGAGTTCGGTCGGGACGCCGACGGTGGTGTCCTCGACGTCGCCGGTGGCGGCGCTCGCGTAGTCCGAATCGGCGCCCTCCTCGCGGGTGGTCGCGTCGCGGGGGTCCGGGCCGCTGATGACGTCGAGGAGCGCGGCGGCCTCCTCGACCGTGGGCGCGAGCGGGCCGATCTGTTCGAGGCTGTTGGCGTAGGCGACGAGGCCGTAGCGCGAGACGAGGCCGTAGGTGGGCTTGATGCCGACGACGCCGCAGAACGCCGCCGGGTTCCGGATGGAGCCGCCGGTGTCGCTGCCGAGCGCGAGGTCGGCCTCGCCCGCGGCGACGGCGGCCGCACTCCCGCCCGACGAGCCGCCGGGGACGCGGCCGGGGGCGACCGGGTTCTCCGCGGGACCGAACGCCGAGGTCTCGGTGGTCGACCCCATGCCGAACTCGTCCATGTTGGCCTTGCCGACGATGGTCGCGCCCGCGTCCTTCAGCTTCTCGACGACGGTCGCGTCGTACGGCGGCACGTAGTCTTCGAGCATCTCGGACCCGCAGGTGGTCCGGACGCCCTCGGTGCTGATGTTGTCCTTGACCGCGACGGTCCTGTCGGCGAGGGGGCCGTTGGCCGCGCCCTCGACGGTCTCCTCGGTGATGAATACGTTGTGGTCTGCGCTCATTGTGTGGTGGTCGTGGTTGCTCTGGCGAGGATCGGTGGTCGTTCCTCGGATGCAGTTCGTGGTTGTCGGTGTGCTGGTGCGGATGGCGGTGGCGGTGCGTCGCGGGAGACGCCGGTTACGAGACGTTCGGCCCCTTTAAGTAGCCGTCCTCGGTCTCGGGGGCGTTCGCCAGCGCCTCCTCCTGGGAGAGGCAGTCGCGGGCCTCGTCGGCCCGCATCACGTTCACGAGGTCGGTCTCGCGCTCGACCTCCGGGACCTCCTCGAGCGTCTCGAAGTAGTCGAGGATGTCGCCGAACTGGTCGGCGAACCGCTCGACCTCCTCGTCGTCGAGGCCGACCCGCGCGAGGTCGGCGACGTGGCGGACCTCCTCGGGACCGGGCGCGGCGTCGTCGGACCCGTCGGACGTGTCGCTCATGTGCGTCACAACCCGCGGGGCGGCGGTAAGGGTTTCGATACCGACCCCTCGAAACGAGTATTAAAGGTTGGTGAATCGTGGGGTCGGCGGATGAGCGTTGAACGCGGACAGACGCGCCGGAAACGGCCGAGACGCGCCGAACGGAGAAATCGGTCGAACCGGTCGTTGCCACAGTCTTTAAGTAACAACGGGCATTACTAGGAGACGTCTTCTGAACCCGGTTATCCACCGTCCCTCTGGCGGAGTGTCGGCTCATCTACCCCTGGCTGTCTCACTCAACTTCCACCATGACCGAAACACGAACCCGAACCCACACCGACGAGCGAACGAACGACGAATCCGAGCGCGAGTCCGAGCAGCATCGCTGCCCGGAGTGCGGCGGCAACCTCGTCACCGACGACGAGCGCGGGGAGACCGTCTGCGCGGAGTGCGGACTCGTCGTCGACGAGGACCAGATCGACCCCGGGCCGGAGTGGCGCGCGTTCGACTCCAAGGAGAAAGACCAGAAGTCCCGGGTGGGCGCCCCGACCACGAACACGATGCACGACAAGGGGCTGTCGACCAACATCGGCTGGCAGGACAAGGACGCCTACGGCAACTCGCTGGGGTCGCGCCAGCGGGAGAAGATGCAGCGGCTGCGCAAGTGGAACGAGCGGTTCCGCACCCGCGACTCCAAGGAGCGAAATCTCAAGCAGGCCCTCGGCGAGATCGACCGCATGGCCTCCGCGCTCGGCCTGCCGGACAACGTCCGGGAGACCGCGAGCGTGATCTACCGGCGGGCGCTCGACGAGGACCTCCTGCCCGGCCGCTCCATCGAGGGCGTCGCCACCAGCGCGCTGTACGCCGCGGCCCGGAAGGCGGGCACGCCCCGAAGCCTCGACGAGATTACCAACGTCTCGCGGGTCGACAAGGACGAGATCGCCCGGACGTACCGGTACGTGGTCCGCGAGCTCAACCTCCAGATTCAGCCCGCCGACCCCAAGAGCTACGTCCCGCGGTTCGTCTCGGACCTCGGCGTGAGCGAGGAGGTCGAGCGCCGGGCCCGCGACCTGCTCGACACCGCGACCGAGAAGGGCATCCACAGCGGCAAGTCGCCGGTCGGCCTCGCGGCCGCCGCGGTGTACGCCGCCGCGCTGCTCAGCAACGAGAAGGTGACCCAGAGCGAGGTCAGCGACGTCTCGGACATCAGCGAGGTCACGATCAGAAACCGCTACCACGAGCTGCTCGAGGCGAAGGAAGACGGCATCGCGCCCTGACGGCCCTCTTTTCCCGAAACGCGGCCACACTCGTAGCTGTTCCGTAAACCGGAAGTCGCCGGTCCGACTCGGTCTTCGGCATGGAGACGACCCGTCACTTCACCGCGACCGCCTACGTCGTCCACGATGGCGCGGTCGCGCTGCACCACCACGACCGGCTCGACATGTGGCTGGCGCCCGGCGGCCACCTCGACCGCGACGAACTCCCGCGCGAGGCCGCCCGCCGGGAGGTCCGCGAGGAGACCGGGCTCGACGTGACCCTGCTCGAACCCGAGACCGACGTCGCGGTCGAGGCCGGTCGGGAACTCGCGCCCGCCGAGCACGTCATGCTCTTCGACATCGACGTCTACCCCGACGGCGGGGTGGGCCACCAGCACATCGACCACGTCTACTTCGCTGCGGCCGAGAGCCGCGAGATAGCCCCGGAGGGCGACGACGAGGCCGACGCCGAGGAGTGGGAGTGGTTCACCGCCGAGGCGCTCCGGACGACCGACCGCCTGACGACCGAGGTTGTCCAGATCGGCCTGGAGGCCATCGCGGCGGTCGAATCCCGGACGGCGTAGCGGCGTGGGGGCGTAATTCGCCGAGGGTTTCTGCTACGAGGACATCGTCTCGTTCGGACAACCGACGGCTTTCCGCCGAAATCGCCGTTCGAGCAACTTCAAATCTAGACGTCATTTTATTACTTGAGAAGGTTAATTAACCCCCGATAGCAATATCTCGCTTACATGAGTGTCGGTGAGGTCAGCGCTCCCGACGGCGACGACGGCGGCTCCGCCCGGTTCGACGCCGAGCTCGAGTCGACCGAGGAGGTCCGCCTCTCGTGGGAGGCCTCGGGGGTGCGGTGGGCGAACCAGTGGGGTATCGACCCCGAGACCCCGACTGCGTTCGCCGCGACCGACCGGCGCATCCTCTTCGACGCCGAGTCGGGCACGAACTCCATCGGCTACCGGCACGTCCGGGCGGTCAAGGTCGACGCAGCGGGCGACGGGCTCGACCTGTCGATGGCGTTCGTCGGGTGCGGCGGCCTCTGCCTGCTCGTCGGCCTCCTGGTGGCCACCGACGACCTCGCGAACGGCGTCGGGCTCGTCCTGCTGTCGGTCATGCTGCTGGTCGCCGGGAGCGCGGTCGGCGACGCGCCCGAGCGCGCGACCGTCACCCTCATCATCGACAACGAGCGCCAGCGCCTCTCGTTCTCGGTCGACGAGGACGTGGGCGAGCGACTGGCCGAACTCGCCTCCCGGTTCTGAGCGAGACCGGGCGAAGCAGTCGGCCGGAACCGGGAATAATTCCGCGCTAGTAAGTGTAGCAAAACTACTTTGTACGCCGGCCGACACCGGCCGAGCATGCCGACACGCCGCCGACTCCTCGCCGTCCTCCCGAGCGTCGCATTCGCGGGCTGTCTTGGTCGAACCGCCGGTCCCGGCGGGTCCGACACCGCCGCGACGGACTTCGACGGAACGACGACCGACCCCGCGACCACGACCGCGCTCCCAGAGGATCTGGTCCGCCGGAACGGTCGGACGGTCGTCGACTTCCCGGGGACGTCCGACGGCGAGGTCTCCGTCTCCGCATCGGAGGGCGTCACGGGCGTCACATTCTCGGATGCCGCCGATGCCGACTTCGAACTCACGGCGGTCGCAGACGGCAACGTAGTCGTCGGCGAGGGCCGCCTCGCGGCGTCGCGGACGCTGACGCCCGCCGACGAACCGCGGGCGTTCGTCGCTCCCGTCTACCGGAACGACGAGGGGTTCGAGTTCCGGGCCTACGCCAACACCGCGTTCCGCGAGATGGGCACTCTGCACCTCCTCGCCGCTCCCGGCCGGTCACTCGTCGGTGACGACGCCGTCTCGCGGCCCGCCGGGTTCGAGTCGATCACCGGGAACGTGGGCCGGACCACCATCTCCGCGGCCGACGTCGAGGGGGCGGAGGCGGGCGCACCGCTCTCTGTTGCACTGGTCGACGCGTCGCTCGAATCGCTGCGCTCGGGGAACGGCAGCACCGCGAGCGGTGTCGTCCTCCAGCACACGCGGGAAGTGCGGGAGCCGTCACCGAAGGCCGTCTTCCGGTTCGAGTTCGGCGACGGTTCGGTCACCGTCACCCACCACGGCGGGGACTCGATAGCGGGCGGTAATCTCGCCGTCAGGATCGGCGACGAACCGACCGGCGCGGCGTTCCCCGAGGAGGTCACGGCCGGCGACTCGGTCTCGGTCGACCTCTCGGGCGTCGAGGCAGGGACGTCCGTCAGGGCGGTCTGGACCGCGCCCGAAGGCGACCGTTCGGCGGTGCTGGCAAAGACGACGGTTCCCAGCGACGAGACGACTACGGTCGGGTGAAACCGACGTCCGAGTCGGAACTACTCCTCGACCAGCGACGCGACGTACCGCGAGACGTGGTCGTCCATCCGGCGCTTGAACCCGGCCTGTCGGGCGAGCCGGTCGAGTTCGCGCGCGACCAGGCTCCCGTACTGGACCGCCTTCTTCTCGCGGAACGCCACCCCGTCGGGCACGAACTCCCGGGCGGCGAGCCGGAGCGCCTTCTTGCGCTCGCCGCGAGAATCGACCAGCAGCCCGCCCGGCAGTCGGAGCGCCGACCGGACCACCCGGTCGTCGAGCAGCGGCGCGACCGGCTCGACCCCGGCGCGCCGGAGCGCCAGCACGTCGCGTTCCAGTTGCTCGGGCAGCGTGTAGAGCATCTCTCGGCCCGCGCCGCGGATCGTCTCGGCCTCGACGCGGGGGTCCTCCGGGGCGCGCGCGACCTTCGCGTACCCGCCGAACAGCTCGTCGGCGCCCTGTCCGACAGCGAGCCGGTCGAAACCGTCGGCCGACGCGCGCTCGGCCGCCAGATAGAGCGGGAGCGCGATCTGGACGTCCATGGCGTTGGTCCGGCCGGTCGCTCCCGCCACCTCCGGCACCGCCCGCTCGAGGTCGGCGGGGGAGAGTTCGACCACGCGCAGGTCGGCCTCCCGGTCCATCAGTCGGGCGGCCCGCCGCGCCGCTTCGACATCGTGGCTGTCGGGAAAGCCGACGACGTAGAGGGGCGCGTCTAGCGCACTCGCTACCACGGCCGAGTCGACGCCGCCCGAGAACGCGACCGCGGTCCCCGCCGACTCGACAGAATCGAGCGTCTGGCGCAGGGCGTCCCGGAGGTCCGCGACGGCGCGTCGGTCGTCGGTTGTCGGCGCCGGGTCGGGCAGTGAGAGAACGCGCCGAGGGCTCTCCCCGCCGGGCGAGAGGGCGTGACCCGCCTGAAGGGGTTCGGGGTCGACGAGGTCGT
This window encodes:
- the gatA gene encoding Asp-tRNA(Asn)/Glu-tRNA(Gln) amidotransferase subunit GatA encodes the protein MSADHNVFITEETVEGAANGPLADRTVAVKDNISTEGVRTTCGSEMLEDYVPPYDATVVEKLKDAGATIVGKANMDEFGMGSTTETSAFGPAENPVAPGRVPGGSSGGSAAAVAAGEADLALGSDTGGSIRNPAAFCGVVGIKPTYGLVSRYGLVAYANSLEQIGPLAPTVEEAAALLDVISGPDPRDATTREEGADSDYASAATGDVEDTTVGVPTELVEGADEGVRERFEATLDDLESRGATVEEVSLPSVEHAVEAYYVIAMSEASSNLARFDGVRYGESGGFEGNWNEAFSNSREAFGEEVKRRILLGTYALSAGYHDKYYKQAQDARAWVRQDFDEAFESVDVLASPTMPTPPFAVGDSLDDPLQMYLADANTVPVNLADLPAISVPAGEVDGGLPVGVQFIAPAFGEADIIRVGSAVEN
- the gatC gene encoding Asp-tRNA(Asn)/Glu-tRNA(Gln) amidotransferase subunit GatC codes for the protein MSDTSDGSDDAAPGPEEVRHVADLARVGLDDEEVERFADQFGDILDYFETLEEVPEVERETDLVNVMRADEARDCLSQEEALANAPETEDGYLKGPNVS
- a CDS encoding transcription initiation factor IIB; translation: MTETRTRTHTDERTNDESERESEQHRCPECGGNLVTDDERGETVCAECGLVVDEDQIDPGPEWRAFDSKEKDQKSRVGAPTTNTMHDKGLSTNIGWQDKDAYGNSLGSRQREKMQRLRKWNERFRTRDSKERNLKQALGEIDRMASALGLPDNVRETASVIYRRALDEDLLPGRSIEGVATSALYAAARKAGTPRSLDEITNVSRVDKDEIARTYRYVVRELNLQIQPADPKSYVPRFVSDLGVSEEVERRARDLLDTATEKGIHSGKSPVGLAAAAVYAAALLSNEKVTQSEVSDVSDISEVTIRNRYHELLEAKEDGIAP
- a CDS encoding NUDIX hydrolase, producing the protein METTRHFTATAYVVHDGAVALHHHDRLDMWLAPGGHLDRDELPREAARREVREETGLDVTLLEPETDVAVEAGRELAPAEHVMLFDIDVYPDGGVGHQHIDHVYFAAAESREIAPEGDDEADAEEWEWFTAEALRTTDRLTTEVVQIGLEAIAAVESRTA
- a CDS encoding asparagine synthase C-terminal domain-containing protein; its protein translation is MATDDAELRGAQTEAVARAVEAGEALSGTAGFAGRLPDGRLVRDVLGRQPLFVESAERSTGRGDRAWGFSPDDLVDPEPLQAGHALSPGGESPRRVLSLPDPAPTTDDRRAVADLRDALRQTLDSVESAGTAVAFSGGVDSAVVASALDAPLYVVGFPDSHDVEAARRAARLMDREADLRVVELSPADLERAVPEVAGATGRTNAMDVQIALPLYLAAERASADGFDRLAVGQGADELFGGYAKVARAPEDPRVEAETIRGAGREMLYTLPEQLERDVLALRRAGVEPVAPLLDDRVVRSALRLPGGLLVDSRGERKKALRLAAREFVPDGVAFREKKAVQYGSLVARELDRLARQAGFKRRMDDHVSRYVASLVEE